The Natrinema sp. DC36 genome includes the window GCCACGACGAGGTGAACCTCCTCTCGGAGACCCTCGAGCCGCTGCTGTCCGACGGTCGACCGGATCCGGCCTTTCTCTTCGGGCCGACGGGCGTCGGCAAGACCTGTATCGCTCGCTACACGCTGGCCCAGTTGTGCAAACAGGAGCCGGCGGTGCGGGTCGCCTACGTCAACTGCTGGCAGGAGTACACGCGGTTTCGGGTCCTCTACCGGATCCTCGAGGGGGTCGACCGAGCCGTCGACGTCCACCGCTCGACGCCGAAAGACGAGCTGTTCGAGCGGCTCTCTCAGACCGACGACGAGCCGATCGTCGTCATTCTGGACGAGGTCGACCAGTTAGAGGAGACGGCCGCATTGTACGACCTCCACCGATTGGGCCACGTTTCGCCCGTGTTGATCGCCAACCGCGAGGAAGAGCTGTTCGCGAGCTTCGACGATCGGGTGCGCTCGCGGTTTCACGCCGGTACTCGGGTCCGGTTCGACCGGTATGGCACCGACGAACTCGCGGCAATCCTCGCCGAACGAGCCGAGAAAGCCCTCGAGCCGGGCGTGGTGACAGATTCCCAGCTACGGACGGTCGCCGACGCCGCCTCGGGCGACGCCCGCGTCGGAATCGGCGTGTTGCGGTCGGCCGCCCGCCGCGCGGAGCGCCAGGGGTTGGCGACGATCACCGACGACGCGCTCGAGGCGGCGATTCCGGACGCGCGGACGGCGATCCGGCGAAAGACCGTCGAGGGGCTGATCGAACACCAGCGGGTGCTCTACGACGTGATCGACGACGCGGGCGAGATCGAACCCGGCGAGCTCTACGAGGAGTACGAGCGTCGGGTCGAGGAGCCGAAGACGAACCGCACCCTGCGGAACTACCTGACGAAGATGGTCCACTACGATCTGATCGAGGCCGTCGGCAAGCGTCGCGGCCGAACCTATCGGCTTGTCGACGAGGACGACGAAACCGAGGAATGACCGAATTCGGATGACCGACGGCAAGTGGACGCAGTGGATGCACAACGGCGAGTGGACGGCAGCGAGCGACGACTGCAGGATGAAGGCGGCCGACCGGTGTTACCGGCCGAAAGAGCCACTTGCGGGGGCCACCCCCGTACGACATACATGAGCACTTCATCGGCGCTCCCGGCCGACACGCGCCTCGGTCGAGCCGCACTTCGCGTCGCCGACCGCGCGGCGACGGTCGAGTTCTATCGCGACGTAGTCGGCCTCGCCGTTCTCGAGCGGGATCGCGACGAGACGAGAGTATCGCTCGGCGTCGACGGAACGCCGCTGCTCGTCGTCCGCGAGGACCCGACCGCGGAGCCGCGCGACGAGCGGGGAACGGGGCTCTATCACAACGCGTTCAGGGTCCCCTCGCGCGCGGCGCTTGGGGCCGCGCTGAACCGCATTCGAGATCGGTGGACGCTCGAGGGGGCCTCCGATCACGGGATCAGCGAGGCGCTATACTGTACCGATCCCGAGGGGAACGGCGTCGAGATATACTGCGACCGGCCGCGGGACGCGTGGCCGCGAGCCGACGACGGGACCCTCCGGGCGACCGGCGGGCCCCTGGATCTCGAGACGCTGGCGTCCGCGGCGGACGATGCGACGGAGTCGACCGACGACGACGCCGCGGAGCCGACCGATCGACGCGCTGCGCCCGCGGGGACGACCCTCGGCCACGTTCATCTCGAGGTCTCCTCGCTCGAGGCGGCCCGTGAATTCTACGCGGAGACGCTGGGATTCGACGTGTCGATGGAGTTCGCACCGGGTGCGCTCTTTTTCGCGGCGGGCGGCTACCACCACCACGTCGGCGCGAACGTCTGGAACCGGCGGTCGACGCCGGTCGACGGGCTGGGGATGGCGTGGTTCGAACTGCTCGTTCCGGACGCCGAGGCGTTCGACGCGGTCCGGAAGCGAGCGACGGCCGACGACGACGCGACGGTCGCCGAAATCGACGACGGTATCGAAATCGCGGATGCGGACGGGATCAGCGTCCGAGTTCGGCACGCGGAGTGATGGATTCGGCGCGCGGAACGATGTGCCTGGCAGACAGAACGACGCGCTCGGAAGACAGAGTGACGCGTTCGGCGTCCCGGCGTCGCCGTCGCCCGTTTCGGAATCCGTAACGGAAACCGTCCGTCTTCTCGAGCGGCCCGAACGCCGCCGATTAGAGCAGTCGGTGCGGTATCGGAACTATCGGAAACGGTGTTCCGTCGCTTATGGGGCGCTCGCTCGAGGCTGCACGTATGCACCGACTCGAACTCGAGCCCGGCGTAACGCTGTTACAGGTTCCGTCGTCCCGGTCGGGTATCGTCCACCGACTGGTCTGCGATCGGCTGGCAGACAGTGCGACCGGCGATGACCGCCCCGGGCGAGCCTACTGGATCGACGCGCGGAACGCGGCCTCGACCCACGCGCTGTACGATGCCGCGTCGAGTCCGCGCGTCCTCGAGGGGCTGCGGGTCGCGCGGGCGTTTACCGCTTACCAGCACCACTCGCTGGTGCGGACCGTCGCGCGGCGGGCGGTGCCGGCGACCGAGTTGCTCGTCGCGCCGAACGTGGCCGCCCTCTACCGGGACGACGACCTCGCGGCGTGGGAGCGCGAGGACCTGCTGACCGCGAGCCTCGAGATCCTCTCCGAACTGGGGGCCGTTCTCGACTGTCCGGTACTCCTGACGAGCGCCGGCGACGGGAGCGACTCTGACGCTGCCACCGCCTCGGAGACGGTCGCCGACTACGCCGAGACGGAAATCGAGTGTACGCGCACGCGAGAAGGGCTCCGACTCGAGGCCGCGGGCGACGGTTCGAACGCGGCGAGCGCGACGGCGGGCTACTGGCACGGCGACGTCTGGCAGACGACGATCCCCTACTGGGTCGAACTCTGTGGTGCCGTCGACGCGGTCGATCCCGCCGTCGCCGCCCACGACCGGGGGCTGCTCGAGGTGGGTCCCTGATGGGGCGGACGAACCCGACCTACCGCGACGCGCTCCGGCGACTCGAGTCGGAGTGGGAGCCGATGGGCCGCGCGCTGCGCCGGGAGCACCAGGAGGACTTCGACCGGCTGTTCGACCGGGCCCGGGCGTTCGCCGACGCGGCGGGGTACGCCAACCCGCCCGAGCCCGAGCGGGCGTTCGTCCTGTCGCTGTTGCTCGCCCACGAGGCCGAACTACGTCGGTTGCGCGAGGCGCTCGCGGCGCTCGAGGACGAGTCGGATCGCGACCCTCGCGAGTCACGAGAGCGCGACCCCACCGGAGAGTCCGACGAATGAGCCCCTACACCGTCGAGTTCGAGGACGGCACCGTTCGCGAGTGGACCCTGACCGAATCGGGTGCCGAGCCCGCGGTCGTCGAGGATTACACCCCGTCGGTGTTCGTCTCCGGCCCGAACGACGCGCTCGCGGACCTGCGAGAGCGCCTCGAGGCGGATCCCAAAGTCGTCACGACTCGTTCCGAGCGGCGGCCGACGAGCCTCCACGAGGCCCACGCGGGCGAGCGAAGTCGAGTCCTGTGTGCCGACCTCGAGCGCGTCGGCGAGGTCCGGACGCTGGCCCGCGAGATTCGGGGCGTCCACGCACGCCGGACGCACGCCCCCGGAACCGTTCGACTGTTCGACGTGGACCTCGCGCCGGGGTTTCGCTACTGTCTCGACCGCGGGCTCGATCCGACGCCGACGCGCGACCTGCGGACGCTCCGGCTCGCCCTCGACGAGGCCGCGCTGGCCAACGATGACGTGTCGGCGCTGGAAGTCGGGGGTGAGCCCGTCGACGGCGATGCGACGCGCGCGCTTCGGACGTGCCAACGCCGCCTCGAGCGGGCGGACCCTGACATCCTCGTCGTGAGCCACGCCGCGTTGATCCCGCTCCTCGAGCGCCGTGCCGAGGCACTGGGGCTCGCGGACTTTCATCTCGGACGGCTGCCGGGGTGGACCGCGCTCGCGGGCGAGAATACGTACGCGAGTTACGGGCGGGTGGGCCACTCGCCCGCGCGGTACCGGATTCCGGGGCGGGCGATCGTCGATACGTCGAACAGCTTCCTCTGGCACCAGTCGGGGCTGGCGGGGATCCGCTACATGGTCGAGCGGACGGGTCGCCCGCTACAGGAGGCCGCGTGGGGAAGTATCGGCACGTTATTGACCTCGAGACAGATCCGGCTGGCCCGCGAAAAACGGGGCGTGCTCGCGCCGTGGAACAAGTGGGAACCCGAGCGCTTCACCGACGTCGAGACGCTGCACGCGGCCGACCGCGGCGGCTTCACGTTCGCCCCCGAGGTCGGCTTTCACGAGGACGTCCACGAGATCGACTTCGCGTCGCTGTATCCGCGGATCATCTGCGAGCGAAACGTCAGTCCGGAAACGGTCGGCTGTGACTGCGGGGCCGGCGACGGGGCGGCTGCGACCGACGAGTCCGCCGCCGACGGGACGGCTGCGACCGACGAATCCGACGCCGGGACGCACCGCGTCCCCGAACTCGAGTACGAGATCTGCGAGACCGACGGTTTTCTCCCCGCCGTCCTCGAGCCTCTGATTGCCGACCGGGCCGAGATCAAGGGGCGACTCGAGGCCGATCTCCCCGAGGAGGAGGCCGCTCGGCTCCGGGCCGAGTCGGGCGCGATCAAGTGGGTCCTCGTCTCCTGTTTCGGCTATCAGGGCTACCGAAACGCCAAGTTCGGTCGGATCGAGTGCCACGAGGCGATCAACGCCTACGCTCGGGAGATCGCTCTGACCGCCAAACGCCGGCTCGAGGACGCGGGCTGGCGGATCGTCCACGGCATCGTCGACAGCCTCTGGGTGACGCCGCGAGTCGCCGAGCCGGAGCCGCTCGAGGCCGTGATCGGCGCGATTTCCGAAACGAGCGGGATTCCCCTCGAGCACGACGGCAGTTACGAGTGGGTGTGTTTCGTGCCGCTGCGCGACTCGATCGGGAGTGTCGGCTCCGTCGAGGAAACCGGTGCCGACTCGACGCGTGCGAGCGGGGCGTCCGCGGGTGCGTTGACGAAATACTTCGGCAAGCGAACGAGCGGCGAGTACAAATTCCGCGGGATCGAACTGCGCCAGCGGAGCACGCCGGCGTTCGTCGCGGACGGTCAGCGGGCGTTCGTCGAGGCGCTCGACCGCGAGCGCGATCCCGGAGCAGTCTGTGATGTGCTCGGCCGACGATTGAACGAACTCCGGGAGGGACGCGTCGATCCGGCGGCGCTCGCGATCACGAAACGCGTCTCGAAGTCCCTCGCCGACTACGGCCGGCGGACCCACACCGTGGCCGCGCTCCAGCGGTACGACCGCCGCGGGATCGATCGCCATCCCGATCAGTCCGTCGAGTACGTCGTCACGGACGACGATTCGCGCGGCCCCGAGCGCGTCCGACTCGCGCTCGAGGATCCCTCGGAGTACGACGCCGACTACTACGCGACGCTGCTCGTGCGGGCCTGCGAGAGCGTCGTCTCGCCGCTGGGCTGGGATCGCGCCCGGATCCGGCGGTCGTTGCGCGACGGCCGGGCGGTGCGGCTGTCGACGTTCGTCGACTGACCGCGGGAACCGGCGATCACCGATTATCCGTTGAGGCTCTCACTAAAACGTGAATTACCGGCTCGAAAAGGGTTCAGCGCTAGGCTTACACCCTCTGCCCGTGTGGTGATCGTACATGGCTGTCTCCGATTCTACGGCAGGTGTTCTCCGTTCCCGCGTCCGCCGGCAGGCCCCCCTCGCGGAACTCGGTCAGCGGGCCCTCGAGTCGACCGATCTCGACGGGCTGCTGGCCGCCGATCTCGAGGTGCGGATCGACGAGACCGATGCCGAGATCAGCGTCGACTCGCTGCCGCGGGTCTACGGCGATCCCGGACAGCTCCGCCAGCTGTTCCAGAACCTGCTCGATATCGCGATTACCTATTCGGGCGATGGAACCCCACGTATATCCGTATTCGCCGAGAACAATGGGGCAACATGGCAGGTCTCAGTTCGCGATCGGGGGATCGGGATCGACTCGAGCGACACGGATCGCATCTTTCAGGTGTTCGATCGGCTTCACAGTCACGAGGAGTACGACGGCACTGGTATCGGACTCGCGCTCTGTCAGCGAATCGCCGAGCGCCACGGCAGCCAGATCAGCGTCGATTCCCAGCCCGGAAAGGGGTCGACGTTTCCGATCGAGCTACCGACGGTGCCCGAGGCGGACGACGCGATGGAACGCGCGCCGGCCAGCGAAGCCGACACCGAGACCGATTCGACGACGGACCCAGTGACCGATGAGTAAGCCAGAGCGACTCCGGTCCGAGCCGGCACAGATCCTGTTAGTAGAGGACAATCCCGGCGACGTCCGCCTGACCAAGGAGGCGTTCAAACGGGGTCGGATCGAGAACGACCTCCACGTCGTCTCCGACGGCATCGAGGCGCTGGCGTTTCTCTCCCAACAGGGCGAGTACGCCGACGTACCGCGGCCGGACCTCATCCTTCTGGATCTCAATCTGCCCGGCAAGGACGGCGAAGAGGTCCTGGAGGAACTCAAGGACGATCCGGCGCTGCGATCGATCCCGGTGATCGTGCTGACGAGTTCGCGCGCGGAAGAGGACGTCGTCAAGTCCTACGAACTCCACGCCAACGCCTACCTCACGAAGCCGGTCGATCCGGACGAGTTCATCGAGACGGTCCGCGCCTTCGAGAAGTTCTGGTTCTCGGTCGTCCGACTCCCGCCGGAGGGCGACAACTGATGAGCGAGACGAACACCCAGACCATCGATGTGGAGGGCGCGGATACCGAGGACGCACTTCACATCCTCCTGATCGAGGACAACCCCGGCGACGCCCGTCTCATACAGGAGATGCTCCGCGGAACCGAAGAGCTCGCCCAGCGGGTCAGCCCCTCCGAGACAGCGGGCCAGACGCCCGAAATCACCCGCGAAACCCGCCTCGAGGAGGGGCTCGAGACGATCGAATCGGCGCCCACAGATATCGTCCTGCTCGACCTGAACCTCCCCGATAGCGAGGGGCTCGACACCCTCGAG containing:
- a CDS encoding VOC family protein, which encodes MSTSSALPADTRLGRAALRVADRAATVEFYRDVVGLAVLERDRDETRVSLGVDGTPLLVVREDPTAEPRDERGTGLYHNAFRVPSRAALGAALNRIRDRWTLEGASDHGISEALYCTDPEGNGVEIYCDRPRDAWPRADDGTLRATGGPLDLETLASAADDATESTDDDAAEPTDRRAAPAGTTLGHVHLEVSSLEAAREFYAETLGFDVSMEFAPGALFFAAGGYHHHVGANVWNRRSTPVDGLGMAWFELLVPDAEAFDAVRKRATADDDATVAEIDDGIEIADADGISVRVRHAE
- a CDS encoding type B DNA-directed DNA polymerase, with protein sequence MSPYTVEFEDGTVREWTLTESGAEPAVVEDYTPSVFVSGPNDALADLRERLEADPKVVTTRSERRPTSLHEAHAGERSRVLCADLERVGEVRTLAREIRGVHARRTHAPGTVRLFDVDLAPGFRYCLDRGLDPTPTRDLRTLRLALDEAALANDDVSALEVGGEPVDGDATRALRTCQRRLERADPDILVVSHAALIPLLERRAEALGLADFHLGRLPGWTALAGENTYASYGRVGHSPARYRIPGRAIVDTSNSFLWHQSGLAGIRYMVERTGRPLQEAAWGSIGTLLTSRQIRLAREKRGVLAPWNKWEPERFTDVETLHAADRGGFTFAPEVGFHEDVHEIDFASLYPRIICERNVSPETVGCDCGAGDGAAATDESAADGTAATDESDAGTHRVPELEYEICETDGFLPAVLEPLIADRAEIKGRLEADLPEEEAARLRAESGAIKWVLVSCFGYQGYRNAKFGRIECHEAINAYAREIALTAKRRLEDAGWRIVHGIVDSLWVTPRVAEPEPLEAVIGAISETSGIPLEHDGSYEWVCFVPLRDSIGSVGSVEETGADSTRASGASAGALTKYFGKRTSGEYKFRGIELRQRSTPAFVADGQRAFVEALDRERDPGAVCDVLGRRLNELREGRVDPAALAITKRVSKSLADYGRRTHTVAALQRYDRRGIDRHPDQSVEYVVTDDDSRGPERVRLALEDPSEYDADYYATLLVRACESVVSPLGWDRARIRRSLRDGRAVRLSTFVD
- a CDS encoding Cdc6/Cdc18 family protein; amino-acid sequence: MIVDGRVLREDFVPSEVVHRHDEVNLLSETLEPLLSDGRPDPAFLFGPTGVGKTCIARYTLAQLCKQEPAVRVAYVNCWQEYTRFRVLYRILEGVDRAVDVHRSTPKDELFERLSQTDDEPIVVILDEVDQLEETAALYDLHRLGHVSPVLIANREEELFASFDDRVRSRFHAGTRVRFDRYGTDELAAILAERAEKALEPGVVTDSQLRTVADAASGDARVGIGVLRSAARRAERQGLATITDDALEAAIPDARTAIRRKTVEGLIEHQRVLYDVIDDAGEIEPGELYEEYERRVEEPKTNRTLRNYLTKMVHYDLIEAVGKRRGRTYRLVDEDDETEE
- a CDS encoding response regulator — translated: MSKPERLRSEPAQILLVEDNPGDVRLTKEAFKRGRIENDLHVVSDGIEALAFLSQQGEYADVPRPDLILLDLNLPGKDGEEVLEELKDDPALRSIPVIVLTSSRAEEDVVKSYELHANAYLTKPVDPDEFIETVRAFEKFWFSVVRLPPEGDN